One part of the bacterium genome encodes these proteins:
- a CDS encoding ABC transporter permease has protein sequence MREELKELWRFRELFWTLVIRELRVRYKNSFLGFFWSLLNPLATALVLTIVFKFFIRVRITDYSAYVFAAYFPWIFFQMAILDSAQSVLTYMPLVKKIYFPRELLPLGAVAANFIHFLLSLVVFFLYLLGIWAFVPGHHLSLQATAALLPFVIIIQLLLTIGISLFVTALNVYYEDVKYIVAVGMQLLFYLSPIVYFSGQVKNPTLVSSQYHTIIYWIYHLNPMAVILTLYRKILLPNRSLTLDNGLQVPSSPLEPMMIVLAVLVSIAFAIAGYAYFNRHKWQFAERV, from the coding sequence ATGCGTGAAGAACTAAAAGAGCTTTGGCGTTTCCGTGAACTATTTTGGACACTTGTTATCCGCGAACTTCGTGTTAGATACAAGAATTCGTTTCTTGGTTTCTTCTGGTCGCTGCTAAATCCTTTAGCCACTGCTCTTGTTCTAACAATTGTCTTCAAATTCTTTATCCGAGTAAGAATCACGGACTACTCTGCGTATGTTTTTGCAGCCTACTTCCCATGGATATTTTTCCAAATGGCAATCCTTGATTCGGCACAAAGCGTGCTCACCTATATGCCTTTGGTTAAGAAAATCTACTTCCCAAGAGAGCTTCTCCCTTTGGGGGCGGTTGCGGCCAACTTTATCCATTTCCTACTCTCACTAGTCGTGTTTTTTCTCTATCTATTAGGCATTTGGGCTTTTGTGCCTGGACATCATCTTTCACTTCAAGCAACCGCAGCGCTTCTTCCGTTCGTTATTATTATCCAACTCCTTTTGACCATAGGGATAAGCCTATTTGTCACGGCGCTTAATGTTTATTATGAAGACGTGAAATATATCGTTGCAGTTGGAATGCAGCTTCTTTTCTACCTATCGCCAATCGTCTATTTTTCCGGTCAAGTAAAGAACCCTACACTAGTTTCATCACAATACCACACGATCATCTATTGGATTTATCACCTGAACCCGATGGCCGTAATTTTAACGCTTTATCGAAAGATACTCCTGCCCAATCGCAGTTTAACACTAGATAATGGATTGCAAGTGCCCAGTTCGCCGCTTGAGCCGATGATGATTGTGTTAGCGGTTTTGGTCTCGATTGCTTTCGCTATAGCCGGTTATGCCTATTTCAATCGCCATAAGTGGCAGTTTGCGGAGCGTGTGTGA
- the gyrA gene encoding DNA gyrase subunit A, whose amino-acid sequence MNIGRDVIPISIEEEMRRSYLDYAMSTIIARALPNVRDGLKPVQRRILYVMRSLNLSPDSAHTKSAKVCGETSGNFHPHGNEVIYPTLVRMAQDFSMRYPLVDGQGNFGSVDNDPPAAMRYTEVRLTPLAMEMMEDIDKETVDWQPNYLQTQDEPMLLPGKFPNLLCNGGSGIAVGMATNMPSHNLGEVIDATLFRIDHPECTISDLMHFIPGPDFPTAGMILGTNGIQSAYETGRGTIIIQAKTQIEPMDNGKQAIVVTELPYQVNKAKLIETIADHVKQRRIEGITDLNDYSDRQGMRVVIELRRDINPHKILNYLYKHTPLRTSFGVIMLSLVDQVPRVQTLSHIIDEYIKHRREVITRRTQYELHRAKQRAHILEGLQKSVDILDELIALIRRSESSDAARREMVISYGFTVAQADAILAMQLRQLARLEQQRIEDEYKELLKKIAGFEDILANAERLTSILKEELKQLRDKFADARRTRIVAQEASEIRDEDLIPEEESLVTISRDGYVKRVAIDSYHSQKRGGKGIRAQSTKTEDEVAAVFQVNTHSYMLFFTNKGRVYRLKAYELPEASRQSKGTPIINYIAIEGNEQVTAWQTLRQIGGEGYLTMITRKGEIKRTGLSFFQNLRTNGLRAFDIEEDDDLCWVHQTTGKDQIVIITQNGMSIRFDEEKVRGRGRAAGGIRAIRLRPDDVVVAVEVVRPGTNLLVVSEHGYGKKTPISEYRDQGRGGTGILTMKVTDKTGCVVGAAMVEAKSRLLLVTALGKGIRLRVEEIRTTGRSAQGVRLINLGFGDHVSSVARLDLQPDGKEDEPMQHSMDEIEIDADLVSMDNDAELEEIDE is encoded by the coding sequence GTGAATATTGGACGCGATGTTATTCCCATTAGTATTGAAGAAGAGATGCGACGATCGTATCTCGACTACGCAATGTCGACAATTATTGCTCGCGCATTACCGAATGTACGAGATGGCCTGAAACCTGTTCAACGACGTATTCTCTATGTTATGCGCTCTTTGAACTTATCGCCGGATAGTGCTCATACCAAGTCCGCTAAAGTTTGCGGTGAAACCTCCGGTAACTTTCACCCGCACGGAAACGAAGTCATTTATCCGACGTTGGTTCGAATGGCGCAGGATTTTAGTATGCGCTATCCCTTGGTAGATGGCCAAGGCAACTTTGGCTCTGTTGATAACGACCCACCGGCAGCCATGCGTTATACCGAAGTCCGTCTCACGCCTTTGGCGATGGAGATGATGGAGGATATCGATAAGGAAACAGTCGATTGGCAACCGAATTACCTTCAGACACAAGATGAGCCGATGCTCCTGCCTGGTAAATTCCCGAACCTGCTTTGTAACGGAGGTTCTGGTATTGCGGTCGGTATGGCAACCAACATGCCTTCCCATAACCTGGGGGAAGTGATTGATGCGACCCTTTTTCGTATTGATCATCCGGAATGTACTATTTCTGACTTAATGCACTTTATTCCTGGGCCTGATTTCCCAACTGCTGGGATGATTTTAGGCACTAATGGGATCCAGTCGGCTTATGAGACAGGGCGCGGAACCATTATTATTCAGGCAAAAACACAGATTGAGCCGATGGATAATGGTAAGCAGGCGATTGTGGTAACTGAATTGCCTTATCAGGTCAACAAGGCAAAACTGATTGAGACAATAGCTGACCACGTGAAGCAGCGCCGTATCGAAGGTATTACCGATCTGAATGACTATTCAGATCGTCAGGGAATGCGCGTGGTTATCGAGCTTCGACGGGATATCAATCCGCACAAAATCCTGAATTATCTCTACAAGCACACTCCGCTTCGCACCAGCTTTGGTGTGATTATGCTCTCGCTTGTCGATCAGGTTCCTCGAGTTCAAACACTATCCCATATCATCGATGAGTATATCAAGCATCGACGTGAAGTGATTACCCGCCGAACGCAGTATGAATTGCACAGGGCAAAGCAGAGAGCTCATATCTTGGAGGGCTTGCAGAAATCAGTCGATATTCTCGACGAACTAATTGCCCTTATCCGACGAAGCGAAAGCTCAGATGCTGCACGCCGTGAAATGGTGATTTCTTATGGCTTCACGGTTGCTCAGGCTGATGCAATTCTGGCGATGCAGCTTCGCCAATTGGCTCGCCTCGAACAACAGCGAATTGAAGACGAATACAAAGAACTCTTAAAGAAGATAGCTGGTTTTGAGGATATCTTAGCGAATGCTGAGCGATTGACTTCGATTTTGAAAGAAGAACTCAAACAGCTTAGAGATAAGTTCGCTGATGCTCGCCGAACGCGCATTGTTGCTCAAGAAGCGAGTGAAATCCGCGATGAAGACCTCATTCCTGAGGAAGAATCGCTGGTTACCATTTCGCGCGATGGGTATGTCAAGCGAGTGGCGATCGATAGCTATCACTCCCAGAAGCGGGGAGGGAAGGGCATCCGTGCTCAATCGACTAAGACAGAAGATGAAGTCGCGGCTGTTTTTCAGGTGAATACGCACAGCTATATGCTGTTCTTCACCAACAAAGGCCGGGTCTATCGTCTGAAGGCCTATGAATTGCCGGAAGCGTCTCGGCAAAGCAAAGGCACGCCAATCATCAACTACATCGCTATTGAAGGTAATGAGCAGGTGACTGCATGGCAGACCCTTAGGCAAATTGGCGGTGAAGGTTACCTTACGATGATAACCCGTAAAGGCGAAATTAAACGTACTGGGTTGAGCTTCTTCCAGAACCTTAGGACGAACGGGCTGCGAGCGTTTGATATTGAAGAAGACGACGATCTCTGTTGGGTCCATCAGACTACCGGCAAAGATCAAATTGTCATTATTACTCAAAACGGCATGTCAATTCGTTTCGATGAAGAAAAGGTCCGAGGGCGAGGGAGAGCTGCTGGTGGAATTCGAGCTATCAGATTGCGTCCGGACGATGTGGTTGTTGCGGTAGAAGTCGTTCGGCCGGGAACCAACCTTCTGGTTGTTTCTGAACATGGATATGGCAAGAAAACTCCAATCAGCGAATATCGCGACCAGGGCCGTGGAGGTACGGGCATCTTAACGATGAAAGTGACCGACAAAACCGGTTGCGTCGTCGGAGCTGCCATGGTGGAGGCCAAGAGCCGGTTGCTGCTTGTGACTGCTCTGGGCAAAGGCATTCGCTTGAGAGTAGAAGAAATTCGAACCACTGGCCGCAGCGCTCAAGGGGTTAGGTTGATAAATCTAGGCTTTGGCGACCATGTTAGCTCTGTCGCCCGACTTGATCTTCAACCTGATGGTAAGGAAGATGAGCCGATGCAGCACAGCATGGATGAAATCGAGATCGATGCCGATTTGGTATCGATGGATAATGATGCTGAGCTTGAAGAGATTGACGAGTAG
- the dusB gene encoding tRNA dihydrouridine synthase DusB, producing the protein MANAFSIGSVIIDPPVILAPMEDVTNPAFRRIVKRIGRPGLMVSEFVSAMATHYNAKKQLDKLEIYEDDHPISIQIFGSDPDIMAEAAKLVEGSGSDICDINMGCSVPKVCRTGSGAALLKDPDHALKIVEAVVKAVSIPVTVKFRVGWNHEQIVVPDLARRFEEAGVKAVTLHARTAMQGFSGRANWDFIGEIKQAVSIPVIGNGDIKEPHDALLMMQQTGCDGVMIGRASISNPWIILRVGHYLATGELLPEPTILERCEVALEHLRLMTELMGDELRATRHLRGQIPLYVKNFPGAAKLRGDISQAKSIAEVEDILSEIAWEPED; encoded by the coding sequence ATGGCAAACGCTTTCAGTATTGGTTCTGTAATAATCGACCCGCCAGTTATCTTGGCGCCAATGGAGGATGTGACCAATCCCGCCTTTCGCCGCATTGTTAAGCGAATAGGGAGGCCGGGTTTGATGGTCTCTGAATTCGTGAGTGCGATGGCGACTCATTATAACGCTAAAAAGCAGCTAGATAAGCTCGAAATATACGAAGACGACCATCCAATCTCTATTCAGATATTTGGAAGCGATCCTGATATCATGGCCGAAGCGGCGAAGCTGGTTGAAGGTTCAGGCTCTGACATATGTGATATTAACATGGGCTGCTCGGTACCAAAAGTGTGCCGAACAGGTTCGGGAGCCGCCTTACTAAAGGATCCTGATCATGCCCTGAAAATAGTGGAAGCGGTCGTAAAGGCGGTATCAATCCCTGTGACCGTTAAGTTCAGGGTGGGATGGAATCACGAGCAAATTGTGGTACCTGACTTGGCCAGAAGGTTTGAGGAAGCGGGAGTGAAAGCCGTTACTCTTCATGCCCGCACAGCCATGCAGGGCTTTAGTGGGCGCGCCAATTGGGATTTCATTGGCGAAATCAAACAAGCAGTTTCAATTCCAGTCATTGGAAACGGTGATATCAAAGAACCCCATGATGCCCTTTTAATGATGCAGCAAACCGGCTGTGATGGCGTAATGATCGGACGAGCCTCAATCAGCAATCCCTGGATAATCCTGAGAGTTGGGCACTATCTGGCCACTGGCGAACTCCTCCCTGAACCAACCATACTGGAGCGCTGCGAAGTGGCTTTAGAGCATTTAAGGCTCATGACCGAGCTCATGGGCGATGAACTCCGAGCCACCCGCCATCTTAGAGGCCAGATCCCTCTCTATGTCAAGAATTTCCCTGGCGCTGCTAAACTAAGAGGCGATATCTCTCAGGCCAAATCTATCGCTGAAGTAGAGGATATTCTATCGGAAATAGCCTGGGAACCGGAAGACTAA
- a CDS encoding ABC transporter ATP-binding protein, which yields MEPQPAIILDHVTKKFTRVHQAYGSLKGLLLAFLPRRVDQKVVIDDLSLKINPGETVAIIGKNGAGKSTLLSLLARVYKPTSGIIAVNGRVAPLLELGAGFHPDLTGLENIFFNAVILGLSRKEVKERLEDIVKFADLDDYIDTPIHTYSSGMLMRLGFSVAVHVDADVLLVDEVLAVGDAEFQAKCYKKIHEFQRSGKTILFVSHDMQAVQRVATRGIWMDSGQIKSEGEAAQVIKAYIDHSPIIEDGIQ from the coding sequence ATGGAACCTCAGCCTGCCATCATTCTCGATCACGTGACCAAAAAGTTCACCCGTGTCCACCAGGCATACGGTTCCCTCAAAGGTCTTCTGCTCGCGTTTCTACCACGCCGAGTTGATCAGAAAGTAGTCATCGATGACCTGAGCCTGAAGATAAATCCAGGCGAAACGGTCGCCATCATCGGCAAAAACGGCGCAGGTAAAAGCACCCTGCTTAGCCTTCTTGCGAGGGTCTACAAACCAACTTCTGGAATTATAGCCGTAAATGGCCGTGTTGCTCCCTTGTTAGAGCTTGGAGCAGGCTTTCATCCCGACCTAACCGGATTAGAGAATATTTTTTTTAATGCGGTTATCTTAGGCTTATCGCGCAAAGAAGTAAAAGAGAGGCTCGAAGATATCGTTAAGTTCGCTGACCTCGACGATTACATAGATACACCCATTCACACCTATTCCTCAGGAATGCTGATGCGCCTAGGCTTCTCTGTCGCAGTGCATGTGGATGCGGATGTTCTATTGGTGGATGAGGTTTTAGCCGTCGGTGATGCCGAGTTTCAGGCGAAGTGTTATAAAAAGATTCATGAATTCCAACGCTCCGGCAAAACCATTCTTTTCGTCTCGCACGACATGCAAGCTGTCCAACGCGTCGCCACAAGAGGCATCTGGATGGATTCCGGACAGATCAAATCCGAAGGCGAAGCCGCACAAGTTATAAAAGCCTACATTGACCATAGTCCGATAATTGAGGATGGGATACAATAA